The following coding sequences lie in one Lysobacter capsici genomic window:
- a CDS encoding M13 family metallopeptidase: MGLALLPLAAATRHAFAAAAPTPVADWGIDLGHISHTLRPGDDFFQYVNQGWIDTAERPAGYAQYGELNAMFLRTEARIKTIIESAAAQPARGDKLADLYTSYADVAAIDRAGLAPIRADLDAILAIADHAQVAQRMAHPLSHTIVGCYVFLDAGNTRRSLLHLDQQTANGRIVGLPNPGHYDTGNDQYAGQRAAYLDYIAQTFARVGIADGPARAAAILALEARLAKVQWNAQQLRDRKLNYHPMPFDELSKYAPGFPWQAFIAASGYPSVDTVVLNTDTAIRDSAAIFAATPVDTWRSYLAFHWVHNHAHLLPTAFQDASFQFYGTTLAGQKTRRSRAERGTQFVSQNLPELVGARYVEQFFKPADRAAVEAMAPFMKQAFRARIAKADWLDPATRASALAKIDRMSLRLGYPDDLRDYAEVEILPGDPIGNIHRLKAAQIELDALYLRDPKRPYRWHLPPQSVDGSFSPQLNAVTFPAGLLQAPAFSASADSAVNFGAIGAVLGHEMAHGFDDQGSRFDDEGNLRDWWSPPARAAFEAKTDVLVTQYSAYAPLPGAHLDGRRSLGENLADLVGVTVALDAYRLYAAARGIDTRAVRDGFNGEQRFFLGWAQLWRSLDTDDSLRADIERGYHSPSRYRVNGVVRNLQAWYDAFEVKADAKLFVAPERRASVW; this comes from the coding sequence GTGGGACTGGCGCTGCTGCCCCTGGCCGCGGCGACCCGGCATGCGTTCGCTGCCGCCGCGCCGACGCCCGTCGCCGACTGGGGCATCGACCTGGGCCATATCAGCCACACGCTGCGACCCGGCGACGATTTCTTCCAGTACGTCAACCAAGGCTGGATCGACACCGCCGAGCGGCCCGCGGGCTATGCACAGTACGGCGAATTGAACGCGATGTTCCTGCGCACCGAGGCGCGCATCAAGACCATCATCGAGTCCGCCGCCGCGCAACCCGCGCGCGGCGACAAGCTCGCCGACCTGTACACCAGCTACGCGGACGTCGCGGCGATCGACCGCGCCGGCCTCGCGCCGATCCGCGCCGACCTGGATGCGATCCTCGCCATCGCCGACCACGCCCAGGTCGCGCAACGCATGGCCCACCCGCTATCGCACACCATCGTGGGCTGCTACGTGTTCCTGGATGCCGGCAATACCCGCCGCAGCCTGCTGCACCTGGACCAGCAGACCGCGAACGGCCGCATCGTCGGTCTGCCGAACCCGGGCCACTACGATACGGGCAACGACCAGTACGCCGGTCAGCGCGCGGCCTACCTCGATTACATCGCGCAGACCTTCGCCCGCGTCGGCATCGCCGACGGACCGGCGCGCGCCGCGGCGATCCTGGCCTTGGAAGCCAGGCTCGCCAAGGTCCAATGGAATGCGCAGCAACTGCGCGACCGCAAATTGAACTACCACCCGATGCCGTTCGACGAGTTGTCGAAGTACGCGCCGGGTTTCCCCTGGCAGGCGTTCATCGCCGCCAGCGGCTATCCGTCGGTTGACACCGTGGTGCTCAACACCGACACCGCCATCCGCGACAGCGCGGCGATCTTCGCCGCAACCCCCGTGGACACCTGGCGCTCGTACCTGGCCTTCCATTGGGTCCACAACCACGCGCACCTGCTCCCGACCGCGTTCCAGGACGCGAGCTTCCAGTTCTACGGCACCACCTTGGCCGGGCAGAAGACCCGCCGCTCGCGCGCCGAACGCGGCACCCAGTTCGTCAGCCAGAACCTGCCGGAACTGGTCGGCGCGCGCTACGTCGAACAGTTCTTCAAGCCGGCCGACCGCGCCGCGGTCGAAGCGATGGCGCCCTTCATGAAGCAGGCGTTCCGCGCGCGCATCGCCAAGGCGGACTGGCTGGACCCGGCGACGCGCGCGAGCGCGCTGGCGAAGATCGACCGGATGAGTCTGCGCCTGGGCTATCCCGACGACCTGCGCGACTACGCCGAGGTCGAGATCCTGCCGGGCGATCCGATCGGCAACATCCATCGCCTCAAGGCCGCGCAGATCGAACTCGATGCGCTGTACCTGCGCGACCCCAAGCGACCGTATCGCTGGCATCTGCCGCCGCAGTCGGTCGACGGCAGCTTTAGTCCGCAACTCAACGCGGTGACGTTTCCGGCCGGACTGCTGCAAGCGCCGGCCTTCAGCGCCAGCGCCGACAGCGCGGTGAACTTCGGCGCGATCGGCGCGGTGCTCGGTCACGAGATGGCGCACGGCTTCGACGATCAGGGCTCGCGCTTCGACGACGAAGGCAATCTGCGCGACTGGTGGTCGCCGCCCGCGCGCGCTGCGTTCGAGGCGAAGACCGACGTGCTGGTGACGCAGTACTCCGCGTATGCGCCGCTGCCCGGCGCGCATCTGGACGGCCGCCGCAGCCTCGGCGAGAACCTCGCCGACCTGGTCGGCGTCACCGTGGCGCTGGACGCGTATCGCCTGTATGCGGCGGCGCGCGGCATCGACACACGCGCCGTGCGCGACGGGTTCAATGGCGAACAGCGCTTCTTCCTGGGCTGGGCGCAGTTGTGGCGCTCGCTCGACACGGACGATTCGCTGCGGGCCGACATCGAACGCGGTTATCACTCGCCCTCGCGCTATCGGGTCAATGGCGTGGTGCGCAATCTGCAGGCCTGGTACGACGCGTTCGAGGTGAAGGCCGACGCGAAACTGTTCGTCGCGCCCGAACGCCGCGCCTCGGTGTGGTGA